TGATATACACTATGTTTATAATTTTTCTTGTAACTAAGATAGTATCTAAAATACCTTTTTCTTCCAAAATTTTATATAAAAAATTTTTATCACTATTCCAAGGAACATAAATTTTATGTCGCATCTTTCCATCCACCTGTACTGATATAAATGTCCTATCATTTTGAATTGCAGAAGCATCTATAGATGGCCACGATACACAATCAATATCTTGTTTTCCGCCTAAGGCTTGCCATAAAACAAAACTAATATGCGGAGTAAATGGATATAATAAACGCACCACAACTAATAATGCTTCCTGTAGGATCGCTCTATCCGGACCACTTGCTTTCTCAGCAGTGTTTAATATATTCACTAATTTCATAATAGCAGCTAAAGCTGTATTAAACGATTTCCTGCGATCTATATCATCAGTGACTTTTTCTATAGTTTTATGTATACTAAAGCGAATAAATTTTTGTGCAGAATTAAGTGATAAATCATCGCATAAATTATCTATTGGACCATTATTATGCACATGTTCATATACTAAATTCCAAACACGTTTAAGAAAACGTTGCGCACCTATCAAACCAGATTCATTCCATTCTAAAGTTTCTGTAATTGGAGCAGCAAACATTATAAAAAATCGCACTGTATCAGCGCCATATTTTTTTATAATTTTACTAGGATCAACCCCATTATTTTTGGATTTTGACATTTTACAAGTACCAGTATAAATAAGATTATGTCCATCTTTATCTATAGCTTTCACAATACGCCCTGCTTTGTCTCTACTCACTATTGCGTCAGTAGAATTAACCCATATGCGCTGATTATCATCAGCAATATAATAAAATGCATCTGATACAACCATACCTTGACATATCAAACTTACTGCAGGTTCATCCGATGATAATAACCCTATATCTCGCATTAATTTATGATAAAAACGAAAATACAGTAAATGCATCACAGCATGTTCTATTCCACCTATATATTGATCCACTGGCAACCAATAATTAGCAGCACATGAATTTAACATACCTTTATTATAATGAGGACAAGAATAACGCGCATAATACCAAGAAGATTCCATAAAAGTATCAAAAGTATCAGTATCACGAATAGCAATACGCCCTTTATAGTTAGTATATATCCAATCAGTATATTCTTTTAAGGAACTATTAATATAATTATTTAATTGATTTTTGGTAAATAATGTTTTTGTAGGTAAAGTTACCGGCAAATTTTCAACAGCTACTGGTTTTACTGATCCATCTTCCAGCGTTACCATAGGAATAGGTACACCCCAATATCGTTGCCTAGAAATATTCCAATCTTTCAAACGATATTTTATTGAATATTTGGCGATACCATATTTAATCAATTTTTTAGAAATCATATTATTAGCCACATTTGAATGAAATCCATTAAATTCATTAGAATTACACAAAATTCCATCACTAATCATTGCTTTTTCACAAATATTATCTTGAGTTCCATCATTATTCTTAATCACTTGTTTAACTGGCAAATTATATTTACGCGCAAAATCTAAATCTCTTTGATTATGCGCTGGTACAGCAGCAATTGCAGATTCTTTTCCTTCTAATTCTATAAAAGAAGAAGAAAAAAAATTAACAATCCAAATTGGTAATATATTATGAGTTATCGGGTGTATTGCATACATATTAGTAAACACACCCTGTTGTTCACGATATGAAAAATCTTTACTATCTATGTCAGAACAAGATATATCATTGCTTTTAACAAAATTAACTACATCAATATTAAATTGAGCAGCTTTTGCAGTGATAGGATGATCTATAGATACTACTACGTAAGTAATTCCCATAAAAATATCTAATCGCGTCATATATATTGATAATACATCATCACAATCTAAAACTTTAAAAGTAACATTCATACCAACTGAACGCCCAATCCAATTACGTTGCATAACTTTAACTTGTTCAGGCCAATGTTTTAATGTATCTAAACCTTGTAATAACTGATCAGCATACATAGTAATCTTTATAAACCATTGAGACATTTTTTTATACTGAACACGAGTTTGACAACGCCAACAACAATTATTAATAACCTGCTCATTTGCTAAAACTGTTAAATGATATGGACACCAATTTACAAATGTTAATTTTTTATATATCAAACCTCTTTCATACAATACAATAAATAACCATTGTTCCCAACGGTAATATTCAGGATGACAAGTAATAATCTCTCTATTCCAATCATACGCAAACCCTAATAATCTTAATTGACGCTTCATAGAACAAATATTAGAATATGTCCAAGATTCTGGATCCATTTTATTTATCATAGCCGCGTGTTCTGCGGGTAATCCAAATGCATCCCAACCTATCGGTTGAAGTACATTTTTCCCTAACATACGCTGATAACGCGAAATTACATCACCAATTGTGTAATTCCTTACATGACCCATATGCAAATTTCCAGAAGGATATGGAATCATAGATAAACAATAATACTTTTCTTGATCACTATATTCTGTTACTGAAAACGTTTTGTTCTCATACCAATGATGTTGCACAACGCTTTCAATTTCACTAGGCGTGTATAATTTCTTCATAAGAATTTAGTTCTAAATATTATTAATTAATAAATTAAATTAATTACAGACATAAATATACTTATAATAATGTATTTTAAGTATACAAATACTAACTAATATAGTAAACGCATAATATGATTATTGTTAGTTATACATCAATGTAAAATATATATGAACATCAGTATATTAAATAATATTTAATCTAAAAAAAAATTAGAATTACGTTTATATATAATTTTAAAATTTAAACATAAAAAAACACATATAAAAAATAAAGAAACACTCCAAAATAATTTTGATCCAAACTTTGCGTACGGTGTTAAACCAGTAGTAGGCGCCACAGTCGCATTAAGTACTGAAGAAATAAATTGTAATAATCGAACTTGCACCGAACCATCGGCATTAATAATTGCAGTAACCCCATTATTTGTACTACACAGCAAAGGTCTACCTAATTCTAAAGCACGCATACGAGCTATTTGCAGATATTGCCATGGCTCTGTAGAATCCCCAAACCATGCATTATTTGCAACAGTTAATAAAAAATCAGTATCAGGACTAAAATTATTACGCATTTGTTTCCCACAAATTATTTCATAACAAATAACCGCAGTTATCTTAACCTGTGACGTAATTAAAGGATTTTGTATATACGAACCTTTTTGCATAAAAAAAACCGGCATATCAAGTATGTTAAACAACAATTTAATAAAACTTTTTTGACAAGGATATGTTTCTGTAAACAACACTAAATGATGCTTATCATATCTATTAATACTCGGATATTTGTAAGGCTGAAAATTTCCCAAAACTATAATACTATTATAATAACAATAAATATTTTTAATATTGTTTATTCCAATAATACCAGTAATTAAATTAGTCTGAAAAGCACTAAGTTTTTTATCTAGGATAGTTAACATATAACTATAATCCTTTTCATTACCTGGAATTGCCGATTCTGGCCAAATAATAATTTTTGTTGTTCCTAAAAGAGTCAAAGTATGTCGAACATATGTTCGTAATATATGCTCAACATAGTTAACATCCCATTTAATTTTCTGATCAATATTACCTTGCACTAAAGATACATGCACTGCACGTTTTGGTTGTACAGAATACCAATGTAGACATGTTAAACACCATAAACATAATAATATTCCTGCAGCAATCATAGCTGGTAATAATGATCTTTGTATTATTGATACCGATAATAATCCACTGATTAAAACTAAAACAAATGTAACTCCTTCCACACCAAAAATTGGCGCTATACTCTTAAGTGGCCCATCAATCTGACTATATCCTAATTGTAACCAAGGAAACCCTGTAAACATATACTCTCGAACATATTCAATAATAGACCATAACACTGGGATAATACTTACTGTATATCGTAATGGCATAATTTTTAAATATGAACGTATAACAGATAAAACTATAGAAAAAAATATAGGAAATAATGCTAAATATAACAGAAAAAAAATAATTAAAATTATTACAATATAATTACTAATATTACTAAATCTATGTAAACTAATATACATCCATTGCAAACCGCTACCAAAAAATCCAATTCCCCAAAAAAATGCATAAAATGCAGATTGTTTCCATGTCGATTCTAATACTTTTATTAATAATATAGTTAGAGAAATAATACTAGCTGGCCAAAAATTATATGAAGAAAATGCTAAAATAGCAAATAATCCAGAAAATAACATTATAAATGCCCAAAAAAATTTCTGGTATCTACAATAAAAACCATAATATTTTATATAATGTTGCATTAAATATCTTCTGCAGACGTATACAATGAATTTTTAGGAATTTTTACATGCAATTGTACGATACGATGACTATCTGTAAGAACTACCTTAAAAATATAACCTAAAATATTAATAGATTCTCCATTTTTGGGTAAATGCCCAAAAGCTTGCACAACAAACCCACCAATAGTATCTATTTCTTCATTATAAAAAGTAGTATTAAACATTTTATTAAAATCTACAACAGGAGTTAAAGCATTAACAATAAAAGCATATTGGCTAATCTGACGAATATCACAATTATTTTTAATATCATATTCATCTTCAATTTCACCTACTATCAATTCTAAAATATCTTCTATAGTAATTAAACCAGACATACCTCCAAACTCATCGATTACAATTGCCATATGACATCGCTGAATACGAAACTCCTTTAGCATTCTGTCTACGCCTTTGTTTTCTGGAACAACTAAAGCTGGACGTAAAATATTATCAATATTGTACAATTGTGATTTATCTAAAATAAATGGTAATAAATCTTTAGCAATTAAAACACCTTTAATTCTATCCTGATTACCATATAATACCGGGAATCTAGAATGAGCAGAATCTATAATAATTTTTAATTGTTCATCCCAAGATTGTGTATTTTTCAGATAAATTATTTGAGCTCTGGGCACCATAATATCCCTAACTTTTTGTTCTACAATTTCCATAACTCCTTCTAACATATCTCGAGTATCTGAATCTATTAAAGAATTCTGCTCAAAATCACGTATTAAACTTAATAAATCATTACGATTTTTAGGGCTACTATGAAAAAGGTGGTGTAATATAAACGTAAAAAAATTTTTTTTACGAATACAACTAACATTTTCCTCCAAATCATTAGCATTCATAATATCATTGTAACATATTTTATAAAAATTTAATCACTTATATGTAGTATAGCAACATGTTTTATATCCACATAATTGAATAATAATGATTTCCATTTTTTGCATTAACAAAGCATCTGTATCGTAAATATGATTATATCCCAATAAATGCAATGCACCATGAATAACTATATGAGCCCAATGCACACGACTATATCTTGGGATGTTTATCTGATTAGATTCATGTTCTATAACTTGACGGCAAATTACAATATCTCCAAGCAATGATGATTTAACATTCATTGGAGGCGCAAAAGGAAATGATAAAACGTTAGTTGGATAATCTTTTCCTGCGTAATACCAATTTAAATAACACATTTCCTCTATATCTACCACACGAATAGTCAATTCTATTTTTTTTTATATGTGGCAAATACATTATTTACCCAAAAAAGAAATTGTTCTTCAGAAGGCAATCCATATAAATTTTTGCACACTAATTGCAAATTTAAAATTATTTTGTTATGAAACATAAATTTATACCTTTATATTTAAAATTATAAATTACATAATTTTTTAAATTATTTATTTATTTAATATTAAAAATAAAATTACATGTATCACTATATAAAATATATAAACAAATAATAACTTCTACTTTTTACACCAAGTCTCATAAGCATCTATTATACGAGTAACTATTGCGTGACGTACTGAATCTTCTTTAGAAAAAAAATTAAAACTAATATCTTTAATTTTAGATAAAACTTGAATAGCATGTATCAACCCAGATAATTGATTTTTTGGTAAATCAACTTGTGTAATATCTCCTGTAATAATCGCAGTGGAATTAAACCCAATACGAGTCAGAAACATCTTCATTTGAGTAACAGTCGTATTTTGACTTTCATCTAAAATAACAACGGAATCATTCAATGTACGACCACGCATATAAGCTAACGGAGCTACATCTATAACATTCTTGTGTACTAACTGCTCTACTTTTTCATGACCAAGTATACTAAATAAAGCATCATATAATGGACGTATATACGGATCAGATTTTTGATTTAAATCACCTGGTAAAAAACCTAATTTTTCCCCTGCTTCAATAGCTGGACGAGTTAAAACAATGTATTTTCTTTTACGACGTTCTAATAAATCTATCGCGGCAGCGATTGCTAAATAAGTCTTACCAGTTCCAGCCGGTCCTATTCCAAATGTTATATCATAACTAAAAATATTAGAAATATATTGCGCTTGATTAGGAGTACGGGGCTTCACTATATTACTTTTCATAATAAATTGTTTTAAGGAATCATAAACATAATCTGTCGATTTTATTGATAATCTTTCTAACCCTTGAATTTGTTTAACAGTCAAATATACTTTCTTTGGACTAATATCATTAATTACTCCAACTTCAACTTCTGTGTCTGAATATAAAGCTAATAAAACATTAGCTGCAGTATTAATAGCAATTAATTTTCCTATTAATTTAAATACATTGTCGTAACGATTAATTACTACGCCTAATTGATGCTCTAACTGTTTTAAATTATCATCAAAAGGTCCGCATAAACTCATTAAACGCCTATTATTAATAGGATTTAATCTAATTTCTTTCTTTACATAATCCAAGTAATATCTCCAAATATTTAAAACATTTCCACTATATTCGGAACACTAATGTTCATTGCTACCATAACTATCTAAAATAAATAGGGTATATTTTACATTAAATATATATATTCTTAATATATAAAACTAATTTATAGATGATGAGGTAATCTCAAAGCATCTGAGATTAAAGTATATCAATCCATACGTCAAGAATATACATTCTCAGTTAAATCAAACAATATGTTATATATTAATATAGATATATTATCTATAATGTATAATATTGCAAAATAAATATATAGTTTTATTAATAAATAAAGCTATAAAAATCCTTTTAATTACGCCACGCTCATATCATATGAATAAACTATTTTGCGATGTATTAATATTTGGAGCCGGTATAATCGGCGCATCATTAGCTTTACAACTTTCAAAATCGGGCATTAAAGTAATCATAATAGAACGTCATCATCTTGCTCCAATTAAAAAACAACCATTAACTCGCATTGCAGCTATTAATTATTCCTCAGCAAAATTTTTAAAAACATTTAATATATGGGAAAAAATTTCTTCTGCACTCTATACTTCATACAATCAATTAGAAACTTGGGAATGGAAATCATCAAAAGTAACTTTTCAAGCTTCATATGCAGGTATATCTACCATGGGTTATATTGTTGAAAACATTCGTTTACAATCAGCACTGTGGGAAAATTTAATATCTCAAACAATAAAATTGTTTTGTCCATCAACATTAGTTTCTATAAGTTACAATAACAACGCTTGGAAATCCATTTTAGATAATAGACAAATAATTATTAGCAAAATATTAGTGGGAGCTGATGGAATACATTCACAAATCAGAAAACAATTAGGTATAGGAATTATGGGTTGGAAATATCAACAATGCTGTATGTTAATAACTATTAAAACATTCTTTAAAAAATCTGAAACTATTTGGCAAATTTTCAGTCCCTATGGTCCTATAGGATTCTTACCGTTATATAACGGGTGGGGATCATTAATGTGGTACAATACCCCTGAACAAATTTATAGTTTGCAAAAACTACCCAGAAGAATTTTGGAAAAAATAATAAAATATAACTTTCATGAACAACTAGGGAATTATGTTAAAATATATAACATTACTGTGGTTCCATTAATTAGTCAAAGAGCATAT
This sequence is a window from Candidatus Blochmannia ocreatus. Protein-coding genes within it:
- the lnt gene encoding apolipoprotein N-acyltransferase, with protein sequence MLFSGLFAILAFSSYNFWPASIISLTILLIKVLESTWKQSAFYAFFWGIGFFGSGLQWMYISLHRFSNISNYIVIILIIFFLLYLALFPIFFSIVLSVIRSYLKIMPLRYTVSIIPVLWSIIEYVREYMFTGFPWLQLGYSQIDGPLKSIAPIFGVEGVTFVLVLISGLLSVSIIQRSLLPAMIAAGILLCLWCLTCLHWYSVQPKRAVHVSLVQGNIDQKIKWDVNYVEHILRTYVRHTLTLLGTTKIIIWPESAIPGNEKDYSYMLTILDKKLSAFQTNLITGIIGINNIKNIYCYYNSIIVLGNFQPYKYPSINRYDKHHLVLFTETYPCQKSFIKLLFNILDMPVFFMQKGSYIQNPLITSQVKITAVICYEIICGKQMRNNFSPDTDFLLTVANNAWFGDSTEPWQYLQIARMRALELGRPLLCSTNNGVTAIINADGSVQVRLLQFISSVLNATVAPTTGLTPYAKFGSKLFWSVSLFFICVFLCLNFKIIYKRNSNFFLD
- the corC gene encoding CNNM family magnesium/cobalt transport protein CorC (CorC(YbeX) belongs to the Cyclin M Mg2+ Exporter (CNNM) family, and was characterized as belonging to a set of three proteins, at least one of which must be present for CorA to function.); this encodes MNANDLEENVSCIRKKNFFTFILHHLFHSSPKNRNDLLSLIRDFEQNSLIDSDTRDMLEGVMEIVEQKVRDIMVPRAQIIYLKNTQSWDEQLKIIIDSAHSRFPVLYGNQDRIKGVLIAKDLLPFILDKSQLYNIDNILRPALVVPENKGVDRMLKEFRIQRCHMAIVIDEFGGMSGLITIEDILELIVGEIEDEYDIKNNCDIRQISQYAFIVNALTPVVDFNKMFNTTFYNEEIDTIGGFVVQAFGHLPKNGESINILGYIFKVVLTDSHRIVQLHVKIPKNSLYTSAEDI
- a CDS encoding PhoH family protein — translated: MDYVKKEIRLNPINNRRLMSLCGPFDDNLKQLEHQLGVVINRYDNVFKLIGKLIAINTAANVLLALYSDTEVEVGVINDISPKKVYLTVKQIQGLERLSIKSTDYVYDSLKQFIMKSNIVKPRTPNQAQYISNIFSYDITFGIGPAGTGKTYLAIAAAIDLLERRKRKYIVLTRPAIEAGEKLGFLPGDLNQKSDPYIRPLYDALFSILGHEKVEQLVHKNVIDVAPLAYMRGRTLNDSVVILDESQNTTVTQMKMFLTRIGFNSTAIITGDITQVDLPKNQLSGLIHAIQVLSKIKDISFNFFSKEDSVRHAIVTRIIDAYETWCKK
- the leuS gene encoding leucine--tRNA ligase, producing MKKLYTPSEIESVVQHHWYENKTFSVTEYSDQEKYYCLSMIPYPSGNLHMGHVRNYTIGDVISRYQRMLGKNVLQPIGWDAFGLPAEHAAMINKMDPESWTYSNICSMKRQLRLLGFAYDWNREIITCHPEYYRWEQWLFIVLYERGLIYKKLTFVNWCPYHLTVLANEQVINNCCWRCQTRVQYKKMSQWFIKITMYADQLLQGLDTLKHWPEQVKVMQRNWIGRSVGMNVTFKVLDCDDVLSIYMTRLDIFMGITYVVVSIDHPITAKAAQFNIDVVNFVKSNDISCSDIDSKDFSYREQQGVFTNMYAIHPITHNILPIWIVNFFSSSFIELEGKESAIAAVPAHNQRDLDFARKYNLPVKQVIKNNDGTQDNICEKAMISDGILCNSNEFNGFHSNVANNMISKKLIKYGIAKYSIKYRLKDWNISRQRYWGVPIPMVTLEDGSVKPVAVENLPVTLPTKTLFTKNQLNNYINSSLKEYTDWIYTNYKGRIAIRDTDTFDTFMESSWYYARYSCPHYNKGMLNSCAANYWLPVDQYIGGIEHAVMHLLYFRFYHKLMRDIGLLSSDEPAVSLICQGMVVSDAFYYIADDNQRIWVNSTDAIVSRDKAGRIVKAIDKDGHNLIYTGTCKMSKSKNNGVDPSKIIKKYGADTVRFFIMFAAPITETLEWNESGLIGAQRFLKRVWNLVYEHVHNNGPIDNLCDDLSLNSAQKFIRFSIHKTIEKVTDDIDRRKSFNTALAAIMKLVNILNTAEKASGPDRAILQEALLVVVRLLYPFTPHISFVLWQALGGKQDIDCVSWPSIDASAIQNDRTFISVQVDGKMRHKIYVPWNSDKNFLYKILEEKGILDTILVTRKIINIVYIKNKAINIVTQ
- a CDS encoding FAD-dependent oxidoreductase codes for the protein MNKLFCDVLIFGAGIIGASLALQLSKSGIKVIIIERHHLAPIKKQPLTRIAAINYSSAKFLKTFNIWEKISSALYTSYNQLETWEWKSSKVTFQASYAGISTMGYIVENIRLQSALWENLISQTIKLFCPSTLVSISYNNNAWKSILDNRQIIISKILVGADGIHSQIRKQLGIGIMGWKYQQCCMLITIKTFFKKSETIWQIFSPYGPIGFLPLYNGWGSLMWYNTPEQIYSLQKLPRRILEKIIKYNFHEQLGNYVKIYNITVVPLISQRAYKYTTPLGGVLVGDSAHSLHPLAGQGINLGLRDVISLSKLLITNVRVFEEHSSIEEILHNYQNTRKYDTFLMQSSIDMLYLIFHNNYFPIKIARNIAFMIVERSKFLKKQILKYALGL